One stretch of Segatella copri DNA includes these proteins:
- a CDS encoding glucosaminidase domain-containing protein, which yields MALDKQAFYSQYAQVAIEQQKRYGIPASITLAQMGLESGFGTSTPARRSNNFFGVKVGSSWTGAYDYYSDDRPNEKFRRYNNVMESIEDHSKVLMKSRYSHCQNYSPTDYVSWANGIKAGGYATDPDYASKLISEINKYGLGKYDQIGIQQAQSQGLVTGYARGQSSTTSVITLPPLQGNWALPIDLSVVKLSSEFGVQRPGHKHGGLDLSTQGKNYPVYATEDNGKVVAVEPNNGAAGNMIVVEYDRQDGSKVQTTYMHLSQIGVKEGEAVNAGQQIGVSGNTGRSSGPHLHFETKYHNANGNWEKFDPKLYLAEMEVRSNQATALDKNGNDALAAYRSQMQFAGGEAPSYQQQASDPTQALLASITNSNDPTKWLSLLMSNNGEDLSGRDPISSLIGSLFSAALTVAMQLRSSEEIQAEEEAESQLKQQSPDEENSNLVKMTRQDVEKAQATASMQFDAESPEQQQQQGQRLA from the coding sequence CAGGTAGCCATCGAGCAACAGAAGAGATATGGCATTCCTGCCTCCATCACCTTGGCACAGATGGGTTTGGAAAGCGGCTTTGGCACATCTACCCCTGCAAGAAGGAGCAACAACTTCTTCGGTGTAAAGGTTGGCAGCAGTTGGACTGGAGCCTACGACTATTACAGCGATGACCGTCCAAACGAGAAGTTCCGCAGATACAACAATGTGATGGAAAGCATCGAAGACCACTCCAAGGTCTTGATGAAATCCCGCTACAGCCACTGCCAGAACTATTCGCCCACCGATTATGTTTCTTGGGCAAACGGCATCAAGGCTGGCGGCTACGCCACAGATCCAGACTATGCTTCCAAGCTTATATCCGAGATTAACAAGTATGGGCTAGGAAAATATGATCAAATAGGCATTCAACAAGCCCAAAGCCAAGGATTGGTAACAGGATATGCCAGAGGTCAATCGTCAACGACCTCTGTTATAACCCTACCCCCCTTGCAAGGCAATTGGGCTTTGCCTATTGATTTATCTGTCGTAAAGCTCAGTTCCGAGTTTGGAGTACAGAGACCAGGGCATAAGCATGGAGGACTAGACCTCTCCACTCAAGGCAAAAACTATCCTGTATATGCAACCGAAGACAATGGAAAGGTTGTCGCTGTGGAACCAAACAATGGAGCAGCAGGAAACATGATTGTTGTGGAATATGACCGTCAGGATGGCAGCAAGGTACAAACAACCTATATGCACTTATCCCAAATAGGAGTAAAAGAAGGTGAAGCTGTAAATGCAGGTCAACAAATAGGAGTCTCAGGCAACACAGGCCGCTCTTCAGGGCCACACTTACATTTTGAGACAAAATACCACAATGCCAATGGGAATTGGGAGAAGTTTGACCCTAAGCTATACCTTGCAGAAATGGAGGTTAGAAGTAATCAAGCGACAGCTTTGGATAAGAATGGAAACGATGCGTTAGCCGCTTACCGCAGTCAAATGCAGTTTGCAGGAGGCGAAGCCCCATCCTATCAGCAACAAGCGTCAGACCCGACACAAGCACTTCTGGCATCCATCACCAACAGTAACGACCCCACAAAATGGTTGTCATTGCTAATGAGCAACAACGGAGAGGACCTTTCTGGAAGAGACCCAATCTCTTCACTTATAGGAAGTCTGTTCTCTGCCGCCCTTACAGTAGCCATGCAGTTGAGAAGCAGCGAGGAGATACAAGCCGAGGAAGAAGCCGAAAGCCAGCTTAAACAGCAATCGCCAGACGAGGAAAATAGCAATCTAGTAAAGATGACTCGCCAAGATGTAGAAAAGGCACAGGCAACGGCATCCATGCAATTTGATGCGGAATCCCCAGAGCAACAGCAGCAACAAGGCCAACGCCTCGCATAA